The Lacerta agilis isolate rLacAgi1 chromosome 14, rLacAgi1.pri, whole genome shotgun sequence sequence ACATGATACTGCACTGGCTCTCCTCTGATCTGACTAGCTTTGGATGCAACGCCTTCTGTGTAAAATGATACTGGTTTGCCTTAACTCTGAGCACAGGACGGGGGCTGACGCAGGTGCAGACAGCCAAGCTGCAGTAACTTGGCCTATGTTCAGAGGCACATTGCGTTAGAATTGtctcctcttcccccatccccactTCCTTAGATCATCTCCTGGTTTGCAATTTCCCTGTAGCTCAGCGAGTGACCTTGGCCTAGCCTCGGAATATCTCGGCCAAACAACAACGTTACAAAAGGGTGGTTTGTGAAGACAAAATGCGATTGTCTCATCTGCCGGTACCACCCACTCTCTCaagttccttggagaaagggtggggtACAGAGTCCAGGAACCCGAATGCCAAGGCTTAAGAGCTCTGACCgtcttgtgtggtttttttttttttccatttctcagACGTCTATTCAGGACGAACCCTTCACAAATGCTGGTTTCAACCCTCCCGTCGAGCCCTTCCCAGGCCTGCCGTCGCCATCCCTTCTCGCCAGCGCCTGGCAGGACCTTAGCGACGCCGAGCGGCTGCAGCAGAACGCCACGGCCTTCTCCAATTTGCCAGAGTTCCTGTCCGCCGCCAAAAGCCAACAGGAGGAGATGAACCCCGATGCCTGCGACCTGCACCACCAGTTCACAAAGTCGCGCCTGCAGTGCCTTGGACTGTCGGACCACCTTGAATCCATTGCGGCCTCCATGGGCCTTGTACTTGCTCCGGCGATGCCGGCTGAGCCGCCGGGACTTGGCGGCTCCTTTTTCATGAAAATTTCCGGCTACCGCGTTTGCCGTCTCTACCGGGATTGGGTCCTCCGTTGCGAAAAGGACCTGGCCCTCCTGGCTGACAGATACCCTGTCCCCTCGCTCTGAGGGGAAATTATGTGGTGTCGTATGTACCATCCCAGttggcttctggttttttgtgttgGTGAGGGGAAGTTAGGAGATTAGTAAACTTTTTTCTCTCTACCCACGGGAAGGCTGAAGGAATGAAACGCCCTTCCCTTGTGAGGAATGCTTTTGTCATGTAGCAGCCCCAGCAAAGCAACACTGAACTGCCTCCATCTTGCCTGTCTCCTTCATATTCTCATTCTCGTCCTTCTTGTCTTCAAAAAAAACCAAGTAAATCCAGGGTGTGAAAGGAGAAAATGTTTGCAGAGGAGCAGCGTTGGTTCTCCCGCCTTTTGGCAGAGCCTGAATGCTTTCGCTCATTGTGAGACGAGAGAGATGGAGCTTccaccccacagcagccattttgtgagaGCTGCTTTGCCCTCTCAATATGGAAGAGTTTCTCGAGGGGAGTAGGGTATCTGGTTCCAATTTTCCCCCTCCCTGTAACACCGAACACTAAGAAACATGATGCTGAAAGGCAGTGGAAAGCCAATATAGCCTATGTGCCTTTTCTTATCCTCTGTGTGGCACATTtagaaattcaacaggtaaaGAAAGCTTGTAGGCCCTGTAGATGGCTGACGGGAGAAGCGTGAACCTGCCGCAGTTATTCCTGTCACAGTTGTTAAAGGTGCAGAGCGGAGGTGGGGAAAGGTGATTAAGATGGCGTCTTTATGAGCAAGGCTGTTTGTGGCATTATTCCCATTCAATCTGAACCCCTTTCTACTGGGTGCTGAGACACATTGAGAGAGgctgtgtggtatagtggttagagtgctgaactAGTTCAAATCCCTTACTCGGGCTTGAAGCTTacttgggccactcactgtctctcaccctaacctaccttacagggttattgtgaggacgAAATGAGGAGGGGCAGAACCCTGTaggccacattgagctccttggaggctataaatgtaataatgattattttttcccccattggTTTCTCAGTGCCGAGTTAGTTCTCTGACAGAATTATCTTGAGGGAGAAACCATTACCTGTTTCATGGTACCTTGTTAACCCTTAACAGCCCTTCTcaccccacccttttctccagttATGGGGAGGAAGGGGCCTCTTACTGTGCAGACTCTGGTTTTTGAGAAAGCTGTTCTCTTCAGGGCTTGTGTCCCTGCCCTAGAGACTTTAGTTTCTACTGTATGTGTTATttttatattaattatatatgtggatatatatatatagctgcaGCCTAATTATGTGAATATTGTTAAATTAAACTATTTTTAGTAGGAAGCGCAGCCGTTGTGACTTTTCTCTGCCACGGTGGGGAATGGAGTTCACATAACAAACTTCTGTCAGGTTGCTTTTATTTTAGAACCTATGGAAGCAAGCATTCGAACCGTATATGGAAGGGGTGGCCTAGGAAGGACTCATGGCTGCATGCATGCCCACAGATGCCTCCCATGTGGCCAACACCGTCCTCTTGTGATGCTGAAATTAGGCTCGAAAGAAGCATTTTACTGGAGTTAACAGgataggctggggggggggggaacaggtgcTCTGTTGCAGAGTCTATGGGTGTGTGGCTTTCAAATGTGCGCCTAGGCCCAAAAGGGGTTTGTTTCTGTTGAAGGTGCCAAGGGTGCCTTTCCCTCGCTGCCTAATAAATAGCCCCATGCGTCAAGGTCGAGGGGCCGAGGCTGCCAAGTCCAGAGCGTGGGGCGTCCAGAGAGTCTTGTGCTTCTGAGGCCTTTCAAAGAAAACATGGTAACTCCAGCGTGGCAAGTGAGTCCCATCCGCAGAAGGGACCAAGGGCGAGAGAAGAACCGCACGCACTGCGGTTATCTCTGCTGAAAAGTGCATTCAGCAGGTGCGACAATTTAACTTCATGTGGGAAATCCCTCCATGTTCCATCATGATAGGCAATGTAGCTGCCACTGAGGCAGGCAACCGAGGCGCTGACTAAAAAAGGCAGCGAGCAAACAGTCACGAGGCAGGCCGCGGGCAGCGAAGCAGCCCTGACAGCGGCGGCTCGGGAGAGGAGCGACCCCCGCCCCCAGCTTGAAGGCTTCCGTCTGCAATTTTTGTCGCAGTATTTTTTGTGGACTTGGCTGCCAAAGCAGGCAATGCGGCCCGCAGGACGGACCGCCCTGGCCTAGAAGCTGACCCTCCTCATAAACACACAGAGTTCTCTGCTCTGTCCAGCGTCTTTTGCATCAACGCTTCTTCCTAAATACCGTACTGACTTAACAATTCCAACTTAGGCGGCGATGTACCAAACTGGTAGCCAGAACACTTCAGCATTTTTCAACAATTTCCTCTGCCGTTTAAGTGGAAGTGAAGTGAGCGGTATTTCACTACGACATGGCTGTGTTACAGAGCTTTGGGCCCACTGTCAACTTCAGGGTCTAAATAAAACAAGTGCCAAAATACAGTGAAAACAAGTTTCCAAAACGGCAGAAGTGTGTGCTGCCTATGTAGAAGACTGGCAGGGAACAGCTGCCTCTGTGTGTGGAGACATGCAGTTCTGAGCAAATACAGTATTTGGCAGGGAACAGAACTCATTTCAGCAGTGTCTCTCTGCGTGTGTGTAGATAAAACCAGAAACTTGCATATAAACGATTTCTGGCTCAATAACTGACCCCACTCCATGCACTCATTATGAAGAGGGATTTATGCTGCCTGCTGTGTTAGTTTTCCCTGAAAGGGCTTGTCCTAAACCAATCTAAACGCCAAGAGGGGGCTGCGAATCCTGTTGTCTTCCAGTTCCTGGACTACacctgcatacacaccatacatttaaagcacattctccaccaccaaacacacaaaaagaatcttgggaattgcagtttaagggtgctgggactcATAGTTCTGTTAATGGGTAAattgcagcttccaggatggGGCAGGGAAGATAGGTTCCTTATCTCCAATACACCAAAAGCATGCAAAACATGACTCACCATCTGCTGcacaagcagcacacacacagcatttcatacacatgcatttatttattttttggacacTAAGGAGATTGTACAACCACTTCCCACTCTGGAGACACTGATGGCGAGGCAGGGGCAGCTAAATCTAGTCTAGTAGCTCACACTAACAAAATAATAAACTGCCCGCCCACCCctaggcaaaacaacaacaacacacaacaccCCAGGATAATGATTTTCAAGAAACCGGGCACTGTTGGTGTGTACATACTAGGTTATAAGTTGCAAAGCCAGACTGAAAGTGGCTTGGCAGGACTTGGTGAAATTCAGGCGAGGAAGATCAGGAGGGCAGATTGCTGTGGCTTGAGCAGCCTGCAAGCTTCATCCCAGTGGACAGGGACagagggagaagcaggagaacaggAGATACAGGTCTCAGCACTGCCAGGCGGGAACTTTTGGAGAAGGACCATAGCTTGCTTTTAAGTGCGGGTCCCGATTCTTTCTGTAAAAGCAGGCCCAGTGCCAGCAGCCAGCCAAGTAGGACATTGGCTAAAGGCCCCAGGTTCTTGGAAGGCCCCAAGTCAGCCTAACCCAGCTGTGCCCTCGTCTGGCCCCTGGATGCTTTTTGGCAGTGGGTGTTGTAGTGTTGCTTTCGAGAAGGAGCTAAGCTCAGCTTCCATCCACAGTGGCTGGCTGCCATTTTAAGTTATTCAAAATGTAAGACCCTGGCCCACAGATATATGAAATTTTCTGATATTAGAGGTTTCTGGTCCAAGTAAGACCTGGGATGCTGCCATGGGCTCACCCAAAATCTGGCGCCAACCCCGTGTGAAACACATCTCCCCGAAAACCCACCACTGCCAGTCTGTATAGCAGAGGGCAATTCTAAGCTCAAGTAGGCTGACCTGACAGAACACTTCTTCACAtgccttaacaacaacaacaacaacccctacgACAGGAAGAATAAATTATGCCAGAGCTAACCACGCCAGCTATATAGGATGGATGCAAAATTATTCTCCCCTGTTTTGTCTTATGGAATTTATACACAGCTCTGGCAAagaatgtgtttgtttgctttagcATATCCCTTTTGCGTCATCCAAAGATCCTGGGCTACGTCCAACGACCCAGTGGAACCAGTAAATGAAATATGCCTTCAGCTATAAAGCACCGCATTGAATTCCGATCACCCACCAGCCCCGCCGCTTCCTGCATAAACCCGATTGTTGGATGCCAGCCCAGATAAGGAGTTCTCTGTGTCCTTAGTTCCATGACAAATCTCCAAAAAGGCTcttcacatgggggggggggagagagaacagcctCCGAGGGAGCCCCTCAGGATTTCGGAAGATGTTTGCACTGCTCCAGGCAACACATATACCTCGTGCTGACGTCAGGGTTCCCCATTTTGCCTTTTAGGGGGGAAAACCACCAACCTTAAGGAACAGAACTACCCAGCCACAAGCTAGAGCTGGGGATAACTTGCCCTAACTTTGCACTTCCATTTCAAATGTGTGGAGCCCCACTGGGGAAAGGAGGGTTCCGGTAACCACAGATATTTGGTTGGTCACTGAAGATAGCTAGGATTTGTCAACCcctgctcagtggcagaggaaccctctctggcacccggggtggTGCAGATGTGCGGCATCCCGTGCGTACGCACTCAgtacggaatgccgcacatgcgcactctgtacAGGCTGCCGCGCAAGCGGCGCCCATACGGACTGTGTGcgccctcggccgctctacagctggggaggcaggggccatcttgtcacccctcccaacgtggcacccggggcgagccaccccctccgcccccccttcctacacccctgccccTGCTTGCTCCAGAAATTCCTGGATTCAGTAAAAACTGACttgaaaggagaaaagagaacCTGCATTATCTGGACAGGAAAACCACAGACAGCGGAAGCggatggggatggggagggaaagctCATGTGCACTAGAGTTCAGACGGAGGTCAATAGAGGCAAAGGGACTAAGGCCTTCTAGGATGTCAGAGGGAGAGGAAGCTCAGCTGgaagagcatgggactcttaatctcagggctgtgggttcgggttccacgctgggcaaaagattcctgtattgcaggaggttcaactagatgaccctcaggatcccttcaattacatcattctatgattctgctctATGAAAAACACCATGGATTTTGGGTTCTTAATCCATGACCAAGTGAGGAAAAATCTGAGTGTGAGAGTTatcacctctcccccccacccccacccaaaaaaaccaaaaccattcaGAGAGAAGGATAAAATAATAGCTGGGATTTAAATAGGAAGGATTCACAAAgctaatagggttgccatattttgaagagcagaaaagaggacacattttccgacttctacttttaactatggatcactttGACGACTCTACctatgaaaaagaggacgtgccctggaaaaagaggacatatggcaaccctacctaaatgaacctccccccccccacaaagctacagttcctagagGGATTTAACATTGaattcacaggaaactctgggaattgtagctcaatgAGGTGAATAGGAGACCCCCCAACGACTTTCAGcatccttgacaaactacagtttccaggagtctttgcaggaagccataaAGTGTTTAAAGtcctgtcctgaacccctggcctacctggcagcaagttaGTAGGCCAACTCCAAAGTTCGAAGTCTGAAGGTCAAGCCGCACAAGTGAAGACCAAAGGTCAGGAAATGAGGTTCAGGTCCAAGTAGCCACGTccaaagtccagcagtcaggatacagtccagagtcagcCCTGAAGCCCAGTCCCATAGATGTCCAGCAACATTCCAGTGTAGGACCATCAACATGGAGAGCTCAGGAGACACAGCATCTtggctctgctgcccttttatacttCGCATGCTGAtggattgcagcatctgggcttgatgaagcAGGTGAACCTCGCCtgtccaagcctactccagccaAGGactcacacacctcctcccagagcctcacctggccagctagggagctgggctgtgggtccTTGCCGGCCTCAGCTTCCTGGAGCACCCTGCCCACTTCTCCCTATGCCTCGGAGCCCGCcatgtttgtattattattattattagtagtagtagtagtagtagtagttgtagtagtattTTGCACCCACCATGTTTGTAGAGACAGGGGCCCTCTGTCTCTGGTGATGAGTCCTGCTGctctgtttcctttgcactgaaccCCATCCCTCatcatcctccatcaccctgtgagcacttcctacaccaacctctccttccccatagAGCTtcatacagtgtggtgtagtggttaagagcggtagactcgtaatctggggaaccgggttcgtgtctccgctcctccacatgcagctgctgggtgaccttgggctagtcacacttctctgaagtctctcagccccactcacctcacagagtgtttgttgtgggggaggaagggaaaggagaatgttagccgctttgagactccttcgggtagtgaaaagcgggatatcaaatccaaactcttcttcttcttcttcttcttcttcttcttcttcttcttcttcttcttcttcttcttcttcttcaaatgtatggtgggaCTTTggccaaagaaataaagaaaaggtgGAAAGCAGATGGGGGAATAGTAGGGGGTCCAGTGAAGCTGAGcgtgttcacacattacactggaTTGGAAACAGGTGCAAGTTTGCACCTGTTCAAGTGTTTGGTGAAAGACCGCACATTTTAATTTGCACGGCTCAATTATAATGTACACAAATACTGCACGCATCGAACATTACACGTGAATAGTACTCATGCAAGTACAACTATTTTTCTATACAGGGATGAAGATTGTACACCCTTTGAGTCTCATGGGTATCAAAACGGGGGAAAGTTGATAAAAAGTCTAGATGTATCATTCTTTATAATGATCTGAGAGGGGACGAGGGtcttgagcattcaccctgatttgtctGCGCAAATCTTGTGGGGAGGTGACAGCtgctatttattatttcattctgatttgtttgcaaggaaggCTATACAATGTTGCACCAAGCCGTTGTGATCCCACACTTTCCTGTGTATTTCCCCCTCACTTTACTTGCCACAAAAGGtatggtgtttgtgtgtatgttttggaAGTTGGTTCGTTGCACGTGCACCACATccgctttaattgtgcaacctaaatttgccagtatgcaattgaatcccacccacaagATAGCTACGGCTTCTTCACCCTTTGTGCATGATCAGAATTTCCCAGGAGAAATAATGACATCCTCACAGCATGCTGTTAGTCATACCGGGCATATAAACATGTTTCATCATCGTATCTGCCGCTTctcaaaacagaagcaaacaTATTGCGGTTTCTCCTGCTATTGTGCTTCGTGACAATATTCCTCGTGGTCTCTTATCAAGCACAGTGTTTCCCTTATCTCTCCGGGAGCCAAAGTCTCATGCCGATTTATCCCTCCTGTCACAGCAATCCTTACAAGCAGCTTCCAAAGAGCCAAACAGCTCCACAACTGCCATCCATTTTGCTCCATTCAGTAGGCCTCGTGGGCTGGGTCGGCCTGCATAAGCACCAAGTGAGGCACCGGTCACCAACGTGGTGCCCATGGCTGCAACCATCTCCTGTGGCGCCTGGTAAAggtcttggggagggggaatccccaCACCACTTTGAGGGCCtgcctctttttattatttttttatgttggCCATTATGCCATattcccatggcagccattttgtgactggcgcccaCACCGTTTTCTCAAAAATTCCACATGTACTCACTGGCCCAAAAGAGGTTGGCACACCCTGCTCTGAGGAATTATGAAAAATTCGAAGGATGCCTAGAGAGCTTCCTGCCTCACGACTCCTCAGACATGGATCTGGACCCAGGTGTGCACATCCATGCTCAGAAACCTTCTTTAACCTCCTTACAGAGCCCTTCCATCTCACAAAAACCAGTGGTTGCCATCTTTTCTCTGGCGGCTGGATGAAAGGTGCCAATAATACAACtggcttattcatttattttatcccCAGCATGAAGAGGCAGGGGGAGCTGCACCCGTTGAATTTCGGTCCGTCATTCAAAGCAAAGCAGTGGGGTCTTTCTTTTGGCCTTCCTTTGGGGTTGAAGCAAACGGGGATAAAATGCACCTGCGCTCATCCAACAGAGGGCAGCCGTGGCCGTGTCTTGATGGGGGTAGCGTTTAGTGGGTAGGGGGGTAAAGGAAGGATGGAATTAGAAGTTATAAAGAAAGCAGGGGAGACAAAGGAAGAAACTGAACACCACCGTGGGCTTAGAGAGCCTACACAACAGCCAGTTTCAATCTCTGCACATTCCCAGCGACAACACCCAGAATTCCTGGCTCCCGTCCactgttttattttctctgtcaTCTCCTCAAACATTCATTGGAAAGGGTGCAAATCGTTTTTTGAGGGAGAGTGACACTCAGATCTCTAAGCAGATAACCTTGGACTCAGAGGCTGACATGCTGCCCCACACGCCTTCAAGAGGCGGCAAACAAAGGTCACACTTTCTTCTCCACCTCCTTTAGTGCCAGGGAGCCGCTTCAAAGGCAGGAAGCGCCCGGTCCTGTCACTTTCGTTACCTCAGAAGTGACACAGGACAACGGACACATCTATCCTGCAAAAGATAGGTGCAGCATGACGGCTTGGAACTCCAGGGTTACACCACTAACTGTGGACATTTCATGCCGTATTTTTGCACCCAGGAACCACATCTGAGGACACACTTCTTTTTAACTGCAGTATATACCTTTCTGGCAGAAGTGCTCCAACCCAATtagtcccaggcagcatgggagttgtagtttggcaatgtctga is a genomic window containing:
- the LOC117059156 gene encoding cardiotrophin-1-like; the protein is MEVLSVDLPSHLSSSPPSRSQQEIALRIKTAYNMAINMKAGAKQLLADYTSIQDEPFTNAGFNPPVEPFPGLPSPSLLASAWQDLSDAERLQQNATAFSNLPEFLSAAKSQQEEMNPDACDLHHQFTKSRLQCLGLSDHLESIAASMGLVLAPAMPAEPPGLGGSFFMKISGYRVCRLYRDWVLRCEKDLALLADRYPVPSL